The Sinomicrobium kalidii genome contains a region encoding:
- a CDS encoding universal stress protein, producing the protein MKRILVPTDFSANARNAVDYAVQLFKDEACEFILLHTFGAGNTTNMMVLQASNPAYEAALVRSQKGLKELFDILSSSGINRDHAFDMVSRYGRLAETVKELIKERNIGMIVMGTRGATGAKERWFGSNTVAVMESVFNCPILAVPESAGIKIPKGIVFPSSFKNAYKRKDLAPLLELAKKHRCTVRILHIGDREEPDEEQLDNKACLMVRLEGIKTHYHALTNIDTETAIHCFTESREDVDMIAFMNQKHSLFNTMLRKPVLKGLGHHTGVPLLVMYRS; encoded by the coding sequence ATGAAACGAATATTAGTACCTACCGATTTTTCCGCCAATGCAAGAAATGCTGTTGACTATGCTGTTCAACTGTTCAAAGATGAGGCGTGTGAATTTATACTGCTCCATACCTTTGGCGCCGGAAATACCACCAATATGATGGTTTTACAGGCTTCCAACCCCGCGTACGAGGCGGCACTCGTAAGATCACAAAAAGGATTGAAAGAGCTTTTCGATATATTGAGTTCTTCGGGAATAAACCGGGATCATGCCTTTGACATGGTTTCCAGGTACGGCCGCCTGGCCGAAACGGTCAAAGAACTGATTAAAGAGCGGAATATCGGTATGATCGTCATGGGCACCCGGGGAGCGACCGGGGCAAAAGAAAGATGGTTTGGCAGCAATACCGTTGCGGTCATGGAAAGCGTATTTAACTGCCCGATACTGGCGGTACCCGAATCTGCCGGGATAAAGATACCTAAGGGGATCGTATTTCCGTCTTCTTTTAAAAATGCTTATAAAAGAAAAGACCTTGCTCCGTTATTGGAATTGGCGAAGAAACATCGATGTACCGTGAGAATACTGCACATCGGGGACAGAGAAGAACCGGATGAAGAACAACTGGATAACAAGGCCTGTCTTATGGTGAGGCTGGAGGGAATAAAAACCCATTATCACGCCCTGACCAATATAGATACGGAAACGGCCATCCATTGTTTTACGGAAAGCCGTGAAGATGTGGACATGATTGCCTTTATGAACCAAAAGCACAGTTTATTTAATACAATGCTAAGGAAACCTGTACTTAAAGGACTGGGGCACCATACGGGGGTCCCCCTGCTTGTTATGTATCGTTCGTAA